The Natranaerovirga hydrolytica genome window below encodes:
- a CDS encoding class I SAM-dependent DNA methyltransferase has product MQLNDYIQVLESMKRNSDEALWDDKADVFYERVKKMDQNQSKELIEFLKSKQILNKEANVLDVGCGTGRHTTGFSEYAKKVVGTDISQKMLNHAKKESENLLNVSYVKAEWVETNLEERNWKKQFDLVFSSMCPGINNIAALEKMIEASKQYCFISRSIKKTDSVEVYLKEKLNIDQRYDPHNDRNIVQLFFNILWLWGFNPEIAYYGSETLIQYTIEEAMDRYSYLVEAGMDLNKFKSTLQNLMKNGEIETKVCSNLAWLYWKVQ; this is encoded by the coding sequence ATGCAGTTAAATGATTATATCCAAGTATTGGAAAGTATGAAAAGAAATAGCGATGAAGCTCTTTGGGACGATAAAGCCGATGTGTTTTATGAAAGAGTAAAGAAAATGGATCAAAATCAAAGCAAAGAATTAATTGAGTTTCTAAAATCAAAGCAAATTTTGAATAAAGAAGCCAATGTTTTGGATGTTGGATGTGGAACAGGAAGACATACAACTGGCTTTTCTGAGTATGCAAAAAAAGTAGTGGGTACAGATATATCTCAAAAAATGTTAAACCACGCAAAGAAAGAAAGTGAAAACTTACTTAATGTTTCTTATGTTAAAGCTGAATGGGTAGAAACTAATTTAGAAGAAAGAAATTGGAAAAAACAGTTTGATTTGGTTTTTTCTTCAATGTGTCCTGGTATTAACAATATTGCTGCGCTTGAAAAAATGATTGAAGCGTCTAAACAGTATTGTTTTATTAGTAGAAGTATCAAAAAAACAGATAGTGTAGAGGTGTATTTAAAAGAAAAATTAAATATAGATCAAAGATATGATCCACATAATGACAGAAATATCGTCCAGTTGTTTTTTAATATACTTTGGTTGTGGGGATTTAATCCAGAAATTGCGTATTATGGGTCAGAAACCTTAATTCAGTATACCATTGAAGAAGCTATGGATCGATATAGTTATTTGGTAGAGGCTGGAATGGATTTAAACAAATTTAAAAGCACTTTACAAAACTTAATGAAAAACGGTGAGATAGAGACGAAAGTCTGTTCCAATTTAGCATGGCTATATTGGAAAGTACAATAG
- a CDS encoding ABC transporter substrate-binding protein, protein MKTYKKQIIITSLLILLTLLIGCSQEQSQSETLKGSAENDSSKQAINDNDTMEEKIIRLSGGDSGLPNPFRHVSRGPGISKMHLIYDSLIEKDEEGNIPWLAKDWEISEDGLEYIFFLEEDVFWQDGELLTAEDVKFTFDYYKKHSPVSNALYVHDEYIIESTEVLDALTVKITLNSPNPSYFTDVGFMRIIPKHIWESIEDPKSYDGEGKVIGSGPFVMESYNLQEGTYRYKAFDNYWGLNQKVDYIEWVPVSDTIMAFENEEIDLINVSADLISRYKDDSEFTLISKHSYHSYRLLLNMEKRDELKELNIRQGMAYAIDQQNLIDVVERGSGEIASMGYVPSVHYWYNNNVKDYEYNLEQAKELLEDTQLTFELLTGNSNDEIRIAELIQNDFREVGIELKIESVDNRARDGAVVEGKYELVLINSGGMGSDPSYLSNTYGEGSLPGYYNEEIQQLLIEQDKELDNDKRKELVFQLQELIAEEVPIIMLYGPVDNNVYRHGHYDGWMFRYDHNKATHNKLSYLER, encoded by the coding sequence ATGAAAACGTATAAGAAACAGATCATAATAACCAGTTTATTAATTCTACTGACATTATTAATTGGTTGCAGTCAAGAACAGAGTCAAAGCGAGACTTTGAAAGGGAGCGCAGAAAATGATAGTAGCAAACAAGCAATAAATGATAATGATACAATGGAAGAAAAAATTATAAGGTTATCAGGCGGTGATAGCGGTTTGCCGAATCCATTTAGACATGTATCAAGAGGACCAGGGATATCAAAAATGCATTTGATTTATGATTCTTTGATAGAAAAAGATGAAGAAGGGAATATTCCTTGGCTTGCAAAAGATTGGGAGATTAGTGAAGATGGATTAGAATATATTTTTTTCTTGGAAGAAGATGTTTTTTGGCAAGATGGTGAATTGTTAACAGCAGAAGATGTTAAATTTACTTTTGATTATTACAAAAAACATTCACCGGTATCCAACGCATTATACGTACACGATGAATATATCATTGAATCTACAGAAGTATTAGATGCTTTGACGGTAAAAATAACATTAAACTCGCCAAACCCTAGTTATTTTACCGACGTCGGGTTTATGAGAATTATACCAAAACATATATGGGAGTCAATAGAAGATCCAAAGTCATATGATGGAGAAGGTAAGGTTATTGGAAGTGGTCCATTTGTAATGGAATCCTATAATTTACAAGAAGGCACATACAGATATAAAGCATTTGATAATTATTGGGGATTAAATCAAAAAGTAGATTACATTGAATGGGTTCCAGTAAGTGATACGATAATGGCTTTTGAAAATGAAGAAATTGATTTAATTAATGTAAGTGCAGACCTCATTTCAAGGTATAAGGATGATTCAGAATTTACGTTAATAAGTAAGCACTCATATCATAGTTATCGATTACTGCTAAATATGGAAAAGCGAGATGAATTAAAGGAATTAAATATTAGACAAGGTATGGCGTATGCCATTGATCAGCAAAACTTAATTGATGTAGTTGAAAGAGGTTCAGGAGAAATTGCAAGTATGGGTTATGTTCCTTCAGTGCATTATTGGTACAACAATAATGTTAAAGACTATGAATACAACTTGGAACAAGCAAAAGAATTACTAGAAGATACACAATTAACCTTTGAATTATTAACAGGAAATTCAAATGATGAAATAAGAATAGCAGAACTGATTCAAAATGACTTTAGAGAAGTTGGCATCGAATTAAAAATTGAAAGTGTTGACAACAGAGCTAGGGATGGTGCTGTCGTAGAAGGAAAATATGAATTGGTATTAATAAATTCAGGAGGTATGGGCAGTGATCCATCTTACTTGTCAAACACATATGGTGAAGGAAGTTTACCGGGTTATTATAATGAAGAAATACAGCAATTATTAATCGAACAAGATAAAGAACTGGATAATGATAAAAGGAAAGAACTTGTTTTTCAGCTCCAAGAGCTTATTGCAGAAGAAGTACCTATAATTATGTTATATGGACCGGTTGATAACAATGTATACCGCCACGGTCATTATGATGGGTGGATGTTTCGTTATGATCACAATAAAGCAACCCATAACAAACTTTCTTATTTAGAGAGGTAA
- a CDS encoding anti sigma factor C-terminal domain-containing protein, translating to MNFKELIKKYKDNTATKEEIKIVEDEIEKLKLLNEYIDESFDLDLKSDLDLDSKTCEDNTQIINKIRKDIRKRNNKVILGSVAIVMLILITLQTIVSPYLNKLYYDPNETTINEYSKDLTILMDNYTRLHHAASVGSTISADNTGIGKYSLAVRRWNTFTGKIEYYYGNINKGILSIDDAFWSSIPLNVFVHGSYPSYEMSEERINREISKLKNAPSYTTVKAYLSFDEDLTMEELSGLSQDYRIAWVGIRNSQKHQQVLPLIGFEPSGTGFLFIENNEKYPYYTLALEANEKLTGEMYEKHFKSLLNFQIDHGDTLRNLNDRFIHKEYYEEVLSYVNEYGIKSYGIVIQDRPERILELIEIEEICGIHITDIQLSLPY from the coding sequence ATGAATTTTAAAGAGTTAATTAAAAAATATAAAGACAACACAGCTACCAAGGAAGAAATAAAAATAGTAGAAGATGAAATAGAAAAGTTAAAACTGTTAAACGAGTATATTGATGAAAGTTTTGATTTGGATTTAAAAAGTGACTTGGATTTAGATTCAAAGACCTGTGAAGATAATACACAGATTATTAATAAAATTCGAAAAGACATAAGAAAAAGAAATAATAAAGTCATACTAGGTTCAGTCGCTATTGTAATGCTCATATTAATTACACTTCAAACGATTGTTTCTCCTTATTTAAATAAGTTGTATTATGACCCAAATGAAACAACTATTAATGAGTATTCAAAGGATTTAACCATATTAATGGATAACTATACAAGGCTACACCATGCTGCATCAGTTGGTAGTACAATATCAGCTGATAATACAGGAATAGGCAAATATTCATTAGCGGTTCGAAGGTGGAATACATTCACAGGTAAAATAGAGTATTATTACGGTAATATTAATAAAGGAATTTTAAGTATAGATGATGCATTTTGGTCTAGCATTCCTTTGAACGTCTTTGTTCATGGCTCTTATCCATCTTATGAAATGAGCGAAGAAAGAATTAATAGAGAGATTAGTAAGTTAAAAAATGCACCTTCGTATACGACGGTCAAAGCCTACCTTTCTTTTGATGAAGATTTAACAATGGAAGAACTGTCTGGCTTATCCCAAGACTATCGTATTGCATGGGTTGGTATTAGAAACTCTCAAAAGCATCAACAAGTTTTGCCTTTAATTGGTTTTGAACCATCAGGAACAGGGTTTTTATTTATTGAAAACAATGAAAAATATCCTTATTATACTTTAGCGTTAGAAGCCAATGAAAAGTTAACAGGAGAAATGTATGAGAAACACTTTAAATCCTTACTCAACTTTCAAATTGACCATGGTGATACCTTAAGAAATTTAAATGATAGATTTATCCATAAAGAATATTATGAAGAAGTACTCAGTTACGTTAATGAATATGGTATAAAATCCTATGGTATAGTGATTCAAGATAGACCTGAGCGCATATTAGAATTAATAGAGATAGAGGAAATTTGTGGCATTCATATTACGGATATTCAATTGAGTTTACCGTATTAA
- a CDS encoding PadR family transcriptional regulator encodes MSVMKGKNFRHLNAFILLALAKEDNHGGGVYTVLSETLPNFNVDTGAIYRCLKELESNGAVEFKWENPEKGPAKKVYTITEVGFKELKEWEKDIESRLANLKYFLETYRQLNQ; translated from the coding sequence ATGAGTGTAATGAAAGGAAAAAATTTTAGACATCTAAATGCGTTTATTTTATTAGCTTTGGCGAAAGAAGATAATCATGGCGGAGGCGTATATACTGTCTTATCAGAAACGCTGCCTAATTTTAATGTGGATACGGGAGCAATATATAGATGTCTAAAGGAGTTAGAAAGTAATGGAGCCGTTGAATTTAAATGGGAGAATCCAGAAAAAGGCCCTGCTAAGAAAGTTTATACAATTACTGAAGTAGGATTTAAAGAACTAAAAGAGTGGGAAAAAGATATAGAATCTAGATTGGCAAATTTAAAGTACTTTTTAGAAACATATAGGCAATTAAATCAATAA
- a CDS encoding RNA polymerase sigma factor produces the protein MDADILEALYIKYYRTAYIYVFSLCKNKEMTEDIVSEAFEKAFITLDDEKRYFKYWLLVVCKNLWLDNIRKNKKIMNRPLEELFIKDNESALEKIIEKEKNLYIYKSIMKLQKNYQEILILFYYGNIPLADIAKLMNISRGNAKTIISRARKKLKIMLEEDGYEF, from the coding sequence ATGGACGCAGATATATTAGAAGCATTATATATTAAGTACTATAGAACAGCATATATCTACGTTTTTTCTTTGTGTAAAAATAAAGAAATGACAGAAGACATTGTGAGTGAAGCCTTTGAAAAAGCCTTTATCACATTAGATGATGAAAAAAGGTACTTTAAGTATTGGTTGCTTGTTGTGTGTAAAAATTTATGGCTTGATAATATAAGAAAGAATAAAAAAATAATGAACAGACCGTTAGAGGAATTGTTTATCAAAGACAATGAGAGTGCATTGGAAAAGATCATTGAAAAAGAAAAAAATCTATACATTTATAAGTCCATTATGAAGTTACAGAAGAATTACCAGGAGATATTAATTTTATTCTATTACGGAAACATTCCACTTGCAGATATTGCTAAACTTATGAATATATCAAGAGGAAATGCCAAAACAATAATTTCTAGAGCAAGAAAAAAGCTCAAAATAATGCTAGAGGAGGATGGTTATGAATTTTAA